In Helianthus annuus cultivar XRQ/B chromosome 9, HanXRQr2.0-SUNRISE, whole genome shotgun sequence, the following are encoded in one genomic region:
- the LOC110877772 gene encoding cyclin-T1-4 isoform X2 — translation MSLARPHHEENSRFRGDFRSSFGRNHPHMYGTTFTTNRHYNNNNHRTNFNNLRDFSNESRQQYNTYSNVDPQLLPSHKRRKFSATNWEASDVNARVCTSTSHKRDRNTFEDEDAEFMSRDEIERFSPSRKDGIDSLQETHLRYSYCAFLQNLGLRLELPQTTIGTAMVLCHRFFVRRSHASNDRFLIATAALFLAAKSEETPCPLNNVVRVSSEIFHKQDFNLLCYLLPADWFDQYREKVIEAEQTVLTTLNFELTVQHPYAHLTSMLDKLGLAQSLLVNLALSLVSEGLRSSLWLQFKPHQIAAGAAYLAARSLNMDLTSCQNVWQEFYTPPSVLRDVVQQLMELF, via the exons ATGTCCCTTGCTCGGCCTCATCATGAAGAAAATAGTCGATTTCGTGGTGATTTCAGATCTTCCTTCGGAAGAAATCACCCTCACATGTATGGCACAACCTTTACCACCAACAGGCATTACAATAATAATAACCACAGAACAAACTTCAACAACTTGCGCGACTTCTCAAATGAATCTAGACAGCAGTATAACACCTACAGCAACGTTGATCCTCAACTTTTACCTTCTCATAAGAGGAGGAAGTTTTCCGCCACTAATTGGGAAG CGTCTGACGTGAATGCTAGAGTATGTACATCTACTAGCCATAAACGTGACCGTAACACTTTTGAAGATGAAGATGCTGAATTTATGTCACGAGATGAAATCGAGAGGTTTTCTCCTTCCAGAAAAGACGGTATTGATTCTCTGCAGGAAACGCATTTGCGGTACTCTTATTGTGCGTTTCTTCAGAACCTTGGACTTCGTCTTGAACT GCCACAAACAACTATCGGAACTGCTATGGTTCTATGCCACCGGTTTTTTGTCCGGCGGTCACATGCATCCAATGATAGATTT TTGATTGCAACTGCTGCTCTATTCCTTGCTGCAAAGTCCGAAGAGACACCTTGCCCTCTGAACAACGTCGTAAGAGTATCCTCCGAAATTTTCCACAAGCAGGATTTTAATTTACTCTGCTATTTACTCCCTGCG GATTGGTTTGATCAATACCGGGAGAAGGTAATTGAAGCGGAGCAAACGGTTTTGACTACTCTAAACTTCGAGCTTACTGTGCAGCATCCGTATGCGCATCTTACATCCATGCTTGACAAATTAGGGCTTGCACAGTCACTTTTGGTCAATCTGGCTTTGAGCTTGGTCAGTGAAGG GCTGCGTAGCTCACTTTGGCTTCAGTTCAAACCGCATCAGATTGCTGCTGGAGCCGCATATCTTGCTGCAAGATCCTTAAATATGGATCTTACTTCATGTCAAAACGTTTGGCAGGAATTCTACACACCGCCATCTGTGCTCAGGG ATGTTGTTCAGCAGTTGATGGAGCTGTTTTAG
- the LOC110877772 gene encoding cyclin-T1-4 isoform X1 — MSLARPHHEENSRFRGDFRSSFGRNHPHMYGTTFTTNRHYNNNNHRTNFNNLRDFSNESRQQYNTYSNVDPQLLPSHKRRKFSATNWEGNGASYNQSCTYEYPASSFKASFLPPAASDVNARVCTSTSHKRDRNTFEDEDAEFMSRDEIERFSPSRKDGIDSLQETHLRYSYCAFLQNLGLRLELPQTTIGTAMVLCHRFFVRRSHASNDRFLIATAALFLAAKSEETPCPLNNVVRVSSEIFHKQDFNLLCYLLPADWFDQYREKVIEAEQTVLTTLNFELTVQHPYAHLTSMLDKLGLAQSLLVNLALSLVSEGLRSSLWLQFKPHQIAAGAAYLAARSLNMDLTSCQNVWQEFYTPPSVLRDVVQQLMELF; from the exons ATGTCCCTTGCTCGGCCTCATCATGAAGAAAATAGTCGATTTCGTGGTGATTTCAGATCTTCCTTCGGAAGAAATCACCCTCACATGTATGGCACAACCTTTACCACCAACAGGCATTACAATAATAATAACCACAGAACAAACTTCAACAACTTGCGCGACTTCTCAAATGAATCTAGACAGCAGTATAACACCTACAGCAACGTTGATCCTCAACTTTTACCTTCTCATAAGAGGAGGAAGTTTTCCGCCACTAATTGGGAAGGTAACGGTGCATCATATAATCAATCGTGTACATACGAATATCCTGCTTCAAGCTTCAAGGCCTCGTTCCTTCCTCCTGCAGCGTCTGACGTGAATGCTAGAGTATGTACATCTACTAGCCATAAACGTGACCGTAACACTTTTGAAGATGAAGATGCTGAATTTATGTCACGAGATGAAATCGAGAGGTTTTCTCCTTCCAGAAAAGACGGTATTGATTCTCTGCAGGAAACGCATTTGCGGTACTCTTATTGTGCGTTTCTTCAGAACCTTGGACTTCGTCTTGAACT GCCACAAACAACTATCGGAACTGCTATGGTTCTATGCCACCGGTTTTTTGTCCGGCGGTCACATGCATCCAATGATAGATTT TTGATTGCAACTGCTGCTCTATTCCTTGCTGCAAAGTCCGAAGAGACACCTTGCCCTCTGAACAACGTCGTAAGAGTATCCTCCGAAATTTTCCACAAGCAGGATTTTAATTTACTCTGCTATTTACTCCCTGCG GATTGGTTTGATCAATACCGGGAGAAGGTAATTGAAGCGGAGCAAACGGTTTTGACTACTCTAAACTTCGAGCTTACTGTGCAGCATCCGTATGCGCATCTTACATCCATGCTTGACAAATTAGGGCTTGCACAGTCACTTTTGGTCAATCTGGCTTTGAGCTTGGTCAGTGAAGG GCTGCGTAGCTCACTTTGGCTTCAGTTCAAACCGCATCAGATTGCTGCTGGAGCCGCATATCTTGCTGCAAGATCCTTAAATATGGATCTTACTTCATGTCAAAACGTTTGGCAGGAATTCTACACACCGCCATCTGTGCTCAGGG ATGTTGTTCAGCAGTTGATGGAGCTGTTTTAG